One Candidatus Binatus sp. genomic region harbors:
- a CDS encoding redoxin domain-containing protein — MLKPGDRAPSFDLPCAAGGRIARLSLAKFSTELALIFFYPRDFSFICPTEVTGFNRALKDFTDEATTVVGASIDDAESHLKWARELGGIEFPLLADTDGKLAKAFGIFDEKEQVALRATFILDQKRKVVFSASCPLNVGRSVVETLRIVRALRTGQLCPADWKPGVELIPSDTKF; from the coding sequence ATGTTGAAACCCGGCGACCGGGCGCCATCGTTCGATCTTCCCTGCGCGGCAGGCGGGCGCATCGCGCGCTTGAGTCTCGCGAAGTTCAGCACCGAACTGGCGCTCATATTTTTCTACCCGCGCGATTTTTCCTTCATCTGCCCGACCGAGGTGACCGGCTTCAACCGGGCGCTCAAGGACTTCACTGATGAGGCGACGACGGTAGTCGGCGCGAGCATCGACGACGCCGAGAGTCATCTCAAATGGGCGCGCGAACTTGGCGGGATCGAGTTTCCGCTGCTCGCCGACACCGACGGCAAGCTCGCGAAGGCATTCGGCATCTTCGATGAGAAGGAGCAGGTAGCGCTGCGCGCGACATTTATCCTCGATCAAAAACGCAAGGTCGTATTTTCGGCGTCGTGTCCGCTTAACGTCGGCCGCAGCGTGGTCGAAACGCTCCGAATCGTGCGCGCACTTCGAACCGGTCAGCTCTGTCCGGCGGATTGGAAGCCCGGCGTCGAGCTGATCCCCAGCGACACGAAGTTCTAG
- a CDS encoding SIMPL domain-containing protein produces MKFKFLISVIVLSFAFPMLASISFAQVGAAAPPIRVIEVDGTGEARGTPDVATLNLAIETHAATAEEAASRNGTLAEKIIAALKAKLGDKGKISTGGYSLNPEYDQRPSREPKIVSYTAQNSITAETGALDLLGALIDASIAAGANRVNYLSFALKDDSKVRTEAITIATRDAKAQADALAAALGVKLGKVIKATTVAEARPIPMQRMGMAVAAERVATPVEPGEVTVPVTVSLTFYIE; encoded by the coding sequence ATGAAATTCAAATTCTTGATCTCGGTGATCGTGCTCTCTTTTGCGTTCCCGATGCTCGCATCGATTTCATTTGCGCAGGTCGGCGCGGCCGCGCCTCCAATCCGCGTGATCGAAGTTGACGGCACCGGCGAGGCGCGCGGAACTCCGGATGTCGCCACCCTGAATCTCGCAATCGAAACTCACGCCGCGACGGCCGAGGAAGCCGCCAGCCGCAACGGCACGCTCGCGGAAAAGATAATCGCCGCGCTGAAAGCGAAGCTCGGCGACAAGGGCAAAATCTCAACCGGCGGCTATTCGCTGAATCCCGAGTACGATCAGCGTCCCAGCCGCGAGCCGAAGATCGTCAGCTACACCGCGCAAAACTCGATCACTGCGGAAACCGGCGCGCTCGATCTGCTTGGCGCACTGATCGATGCGTCGATTGCGGCCGGCGCCAATCGCGTCAACTACCTGAGCTTCGCGTTGAAGGACGACTCGAAGGTGCGCACCGAAGCGATCACGATCGCGACGCGCGACGCCAAGGCGCAGGCGGACGCGCTCGCCGCCGCGCTCGGCGTGAAACTCGGCAAGGTAATCAAGGCGACCACGGTTGCGGAGGCGCGGCCGATCCCGATGCAGCGGATGGGAATGGCAGTGGCGGCTGAAAGAGTTGCGACGCCGGTCGAGCCGGGCGAAGTAACAGTGCCAGTCACCGTTTCTCTGACCTTTTATATTGAGTAA
- the proS gene encoding proline--tRNA ligase produces MAEKQDEKKVTPRSQDFAAWYNEIVLRAELADYSPVRGCIVFRPDGFAIWESLRDELDRRIKKTGARNAYFPLFIPQSFLQKEAKHVEGFAPEVAVVTHGGGKELEEPLIIRPTSETIINYMFSQWIRSHRDLPMMLNQWCNVVRWEMRTRMFLRTTEFLWQEGHTAHASAEEAQNETLTMLEVYRQFVEDYLAIPLVVGRKSAAERFPGAVETYTIEGLMGDGRALQCGTSHFLGQNFARAFETKYLDDQNQMQFVWQTSWGVSTRLLGAIIMTHGDDQGLRLPPTVAATQVVVVPIWRKADEGEKVLAAARAAFDQLNEAGLRVRLDTREGLTPGFKFNDWEMRGVPVRIEIGPRDVASGEAVVARRDKSGPEAKSKVSLAAIAEKVVALLDEIQKNLFAQAKAAMTANTREFDDYAMFKTQMEGEGGGGFAHVYWCGNPACETQIRDDTKASCRAIPLEQNVAPGKCLVCGESASERAYFAKSY; encoded by the coding sequence ATGGCCGAAAAACAGGACGAAAAAAAAGTAACCCCCCGCAGTCAGGATTTCGCCGCCTGGTACAACGAAATCGTGCTCCGCGCCGAATTGGCGGACTATTCGCCGGTGCGCGGATGTATCGTGTTTCGGCCCGACGGCTTCGCGATCTGGGAGTCGCTGCGTGACGAACTCGATCGCCGGATCAAAAAAACCGGCGCGCGCAACGCCTACTTCCCGCTGTTCATTCCACAGAGCTTTCTGCAGAAGGAAGCCAAGCACGTCGAGGGCTTCGCGCCCGAAGTCGCCGTCGTCACGCATGGCGGCGGCAAGGAACTCGAGGAACCGCTGATCATCCGGCCGACTTCCGAAACGATCATCAACTATATGTTCTCGCAGTGGATCAGATCGCATCGCGATCTGCCGATGATGCTGAACCAGTGGTGCAACGTCGTGCGATGGGAGATGCGCACGCGGATGTTTCTCCGCACCACCGAGTTTCTATGGCAGGAGGGTCACACCGCGCACGCGTCGGCGGAGGAAGCGCAGAATGAAACGCTCACGATGCTCGAAGTCTATCGGCAGTTCGTCGAGGACTATCTGGCAATTCCGCTGGTCGTCGGGCGGAAGAGCGCCGCCGAGCGGTTTCCCGGCGCGGTCGAAACTTACACGATCGAAGGCCTGATGGGCGACGGACGCGCGCTGCAATGCGGCACGTCGCATTTCCTCGGACAGAATTTTGCGCGCGCATTCGAAACGAAATATCTCGACGATCAAAATCAGATGCAATTCGTGTGGCAGACCAGTTGGGGCGTTTCGACCCGATTGCTCGGCGCAATCATCATGACGCACGGCGACGACCAGGGACTCCGATTACCGCCGACCGTCGCAGCTACGCAGGTGGTCGTGGTTCCGATCTGGCGCAAAGCCGATGAAGGCGAAAAGGTGCTCGCCGCGGCGCGCGCCGCGTTCGATCAACTTAACGAAGCGGGCCTGCGCGTGCGGCTCGATACGCGTGAGGGACTGACGCCCGGGTTCAAGTTCAACGATTGGGAGATGCGCGGCGTGCCGGTGCGAATCGAGATCGGTCCGCGCGACGTCGCATCGGGTGAGGCGGTCGTTGCGCGACGGGACAAGTCCGGACCGGAGGCCAAGAGCAAGGTATCGCTCGCGGCGATCGCGGAGAAAGTCGTCGCACTGCTCGACGAGATTCAGAAAAACCTGTTCGCACAGGCCAAAGCCGCGATGACTGCAAATACCCGCGAGTTCGACGACTACGCGATGTTCAAAACTCAGATGGAAGGTGAAGGCGGCGGCGGATTCGCTCACGTCTATTGGTGCGGCAATCCGGCCTGCGAAACTCAGATTCGCGACGATACCAAGGCTAGCTGCCGCGCAATTCCGCTCGAGCAGAACGTCGCGCCGGGCAAATGCCTGGTCTGCGGCGAATCAGCCTCCGAGCGCGCCTACTTCGCAAAATCGTACTAG
- the trpS gene encoding tryptophan--tRNA ligase, whose amino-acid sequence MTRKRILTGDRPTGPLHLGHYVGSLQNRVRLQDEYETYLLIADVQALTDNFEHPEKLEANIFEVALDYLAVGLDPEKVQFVVQSMVPELTELTIYFMNLVTVATLERNPTLKEEIKQKNFTKGLPVGFYTYPISQAADITIFKAHLVPVGEDQLPMIEQSREIVRRFNRLYDRVLVEPKALLGGVARLPGTDGGGKMSKSIGNCIYLGDSSETVRKRVMSMYTDPTRIRPTDPGHVEGNPVFTYHDVFNPDKAEVEELKDRYRKGAVGDVEVKERLFKALDEFLTPIRERRIEFASKPEWVKEIIVEGTRKGRAIAQDTMAEVRTAMKISYKL is encoded by the coding sequence ATGACCCGAAAGCGAATTCTCACTGGCGACCGTCCGACTGGACCGCTGCACCTGGGGCATTACGTCGGTTCGCTGCAAAATCGCGTGCGCCTGCAGGACGAATACGAGACGTACCTCCTGATCGCGGACGTGCAGGCGCTGACCGACAACTTCGAGCATCCGGAAAAACTCGAAGCGAACATTTTCGAAGTCGCGCTCGATTACCTCGCGGTCGGACTCGATCCGGAGAAGGTGCAGTTCGTCGTGCAGTCGATGGTGCCGGAGCTGACGGAGCTGACGATCTATTTCATGAACCTGGTCACGGTCGCGACGCTCGAGCGCAATCCCACGCTCAAGGAAGAAATCAAGCAGAAAAATTTTACCAAGGGATTGCCGGTCGGCTTCTACACCTATCCGATCTCGCAAGCGGCCGACATCACGATCTTCAAGGCGCACCTGGTGCCGGTCGGCGAGGATCAACTGCCGATGATCGAGCAATCGCGCGAGATAGTGCGCCGCTTCAATCGTTTGTACGATCGCGTGCTGGTGGAGCCCAAGGCGCTGCTCGGCGGAGTCGCGCGGCTGCCGGGAACTGACGGCGGCGGGAAAATGTCGAAATCGATCGGCAATTGCATCTACCTTGGCGACTCATCCGAGACGGTGCGCAAGCGCGTGATGTCGATGTACACCGATCCGACGCGGATACGGCCGACCGACCCCGGGCACGTCGAAGGCAATCCGGTGTTCACCTATCACGACGTGTTCAATCCGGATAAGGCGGAAGTCGAAGAGTTGAAGGATCGCTATCGCAAGGGCGCCGTTGGCGACGTCGAAGTGAAGGAGCGATTATTCAAGGCGCTCGACGAGTTCCTCACGCCGATTCGCGAGCGGCGGATCGAGTTCGCGTCGAAGCCGGAATGGGTAAAGGAGATCATCGTCGAAGGAACGCGCAAGGGGCGCGCGATCGCGCAGGACACGATGGCCGAAGTCCGCACCGCGATGAAAATCAGTTACAAGCTGTGA
- a CDS encoding deoxyribonuclease IV, whose protein sequence is MAKSNEATRPLLGAHMSIAGEVGEALIRGQQVGCDCIQIFTKSSRQWASKPYSEAEIATFKRNLRETGIKLVIAHDSYLVNLGAPDEALRIKSVKGFIDELERCEALGVPILVAHPGAHVGSGEEQGIKTIAKSIDEAQSQCAGFKTKIALEITAGQGSNLGYTFQQMGQIFDAVTENERLRLCFDTEHAFAAGYDLRTDEEYEKTFGLLDEHVGLDKIVAFHLNDATKPINSRVDRHQHIGQGFIGLDAFRRLLNDERFFGIPMCLETPKGPDLKEDVENLATLRSLFNS, encoded by the coding sequence ATGGCAAAATCCAACGAAGCGACGCGGCCACTTCTGGGCGCGCACATGTCGATCGCGGGCGAAGTCGGCGAGGCGCTGATTCGCGGCCAGCAGGTGGGATGCGATTGCATCCAGATTTTCACCAAGTCGTCGCGGCAGTGGGCGTCGAAGCCCTACTCCGAAGCGGAGATCGCGACTTTCAAACGCAATCTGCGCGAGACCGGAATCAAGCTGGTGATTGCGCACGATTCCTACCTGGTGAATCTCGGCGCGCCGGACGAAGCGCTCCGAATCAAGTCGGTGAAGGGATTTATCGACGAACTCGAACGATGCGAAGCGCTCGGCGTGCCGATCCTGGTGGCGCATCCGGGCGCGCACGTCGGTTCCGGCGAGGAGCAGGGAATCAAGACGATCGCGAAATCGATCGACGAGGCGCAGTCGCAATGCGCGGGCTTCAAGACGAAAATCGCGCTCGAGATCACGGCGGGGCAGGGCAGCAATCTCGGTTATACGTTTCAGCAGATGGGCCAGATTTTCGACGCGGTGACGGAGAACGAGCGGTTGCGGCTGTGCTTCGATACTGAGCATGCATTCGCGGCGGGCTACGACCTGAGGACCGACGAAGAGTACGAAAAAACTTTCGGCCTGCTCGACGAACATGTCGGGCTCGACAAGATCGTTGCGTTTCATCTCAATGACGCGACCAAGCCGATCAATTCGCGCGTCGATCGGCATCAGCATATCGGGCAGGGATTCATCGGCCTCGATGCATTCCGGCGGCTGCTCAACGACGAGCGATTTTTCGGCATCCCGATGTGCCTTGAAACGCCGAAGGGCCCCGACCTGAAGGAAGACGTCGAGAATCTCGCGACGCTGCGATCGCTTTTCAACTCATGA
- a CDS encoding NAD(+)/NADH kinase, whose protein sequence is MAVAKRSIKSVGLVVKRDRPEAIVIARSLTRFLRLKNKIPLADVEIAKTIGAQPVERHHLGDHADLIVVLGGDGTLLGVARLIASRGIPILGVNLGGLGFLTEVTIKEARSSLQHVLEGNYEVDRRIMLEAVLERAPEALDHTESFQALNDVVVSKGPLGRMLQLEVSANGEPFCTYRADGLIVATPTGSTAYALSAGGPIVYPTLGTIVLAPICPHTLTNRPVVLPDSFEIEIHVKAPDHDTTFTVDGQESAQLGPADAIKIHRGRHVVSLIRSRHTYFEIWRDKLRWG, encoded by the coding sequence ATGGCGGTGGCAAAGCGGTCCATAAAGTCGGTCGGCCTGGTGGTCAAGCGCGACCGGCCCGAAGCGATCGTGATTGCACGGAGCCTCACTCGCTTTCTGCGCCTCAAAAACAAGATTCCGCTCGCCGATGTTGAGATCGCCAAAACCATTGGCGCGCAGCCGGTTGAACGACATCATCTCGGCGATCACGCCGACCTGATCGTGGTGCTCGGCGGTGACGGCACGCTGCTCGGCGTCGCACGGTTGATCGCGTCGCGCGGGATTCCGATCCTCGGCGTCAATCTCGGCGGCCTCGGCTTTCTCACCGAGGTAACAATCAAGGAAGCGCGCAGCAGCTTGCAGCACGTGCTCGAGGGCAACTACGAAGTCGATCGCCGCATCATGCTCGAGGCCGTGCTCGAGCGCGCGCCGGAAGCACTCGATCACACCGAATCGTTCCAGGCGCTCAACGACGTGGTGGTCAGCAAAGGCCCGCTCGGCAGGATGCTCCAGCTCGAGGTGAGCGCGAACGGCGAACCGTTCTGCACCTATCGCGCCGACGGACTTATCGTCGCCACGCCGACCGGCTCGACCGCCTACGCCCTCTCCGCCGGCGGCCCGATCGTTTATCCGACGCTCGGCACCATCGTGCTCGCGCCAATCTGCCCGCATACGCTGACCAACCGTCCGGTCGTGCTGCCGGATTCATTCGAAATCGAAATCCACGTGAAGGCGCCCGATCACGACACCACCTTTACCGTCGATGGGCAGGAATCGGCGCAACTCGGGCCTGCCGATGCGATCAAAATTCATCGCGGCCGCCACGTCGTGTCGTTGATTCGATCGAGACATACGTACTTCGAAATCTGGCGCGACAAGCTCCGCTGGGGTTAG
- the recN gene encoding DNA repair protein RecN: MLLELRIRNFAIIEEAHLEFGPGLNVLSGETGAGKTIILNALGLLLGARAAPDMVRSGEKEAVVEGLFELEGETALPELAERPTDSDSRELILRRTVADGGRSRAMFDGQLATAQNLAKAGAVLVQIYGQHEQQSLLRAESHREILDRFIGLETPLASYRELYDRAREIHSRLDDLNRRERERAGLLDLARFRLNELERAALVAGEDEALTRERTVLANATRLAAAATEAEQLLYGADAAAIDRVASAEARLTDAALLDPKLAEVTEMIASARANLEEAARALGAYASKLEADPARLDEIENRLQELSRLKRKYGGSIATAVEALERSRLETAELENIGESKTQVETELKQTLDQLASESRKLSAMRKSGATDLGRKMETELKTLGMRSPRFEPRLATVAQDEAGFVHHGIAMGPAGIDTIEFHLSPNLGQPAMPLLRIASGGELSRVMLALKRLEAQRRGIATMIFDEVDAGIGGAVAQVVGRKLKQLSRFHQILCVTHLPQIAAFADRHFVVEKEERRGSTKSRVTMLAEPERTGEIARMLGGEASDKFRRAAKELLDLART, from the coding sequence ATGCTGCTCGAATTGCGCATCCGAAATTTCGCGATTATCGAGGAAGCTCATCTCGAGTTCGGCCCCGGACTGAACGTGCTCTCGGGCGAGACCGGCGCCGGCAAAACAATCATCCTGAATGCGCTCGGCCTGCTGCTCGGCGCGCGCGCTGCGCCCGACATGGTTCGCTCAGGCGAGAAGGAAGCCGTCGTCGAGGGGCTCTTCGAACTCGAGGGCGAAACTGCTTTGCCCGAACTCGCGGAGCGACCGACCGATTCTGATAGCCGCGAATTGATCCTGCGGCGCACGGTCGCCGACGGTGGACGCTCGCGCGCGATGTTCGACGGCCAGCTTGCGACCGCGCAAAATCTTGCGAAGGCCGGCGCCGTGCTGGTGCAAATCTACGGCCAGCACGAACAGCAATCGCTGCTCCGCGCCGAGAGCCATCGCGAAATTCTCGATCGATTCATCGGACTCGAAACGCCGCTCGCGTCTTATCGCGAACTCTACGATCGCGCTCGCGAGATTCACTCGCGCCTCGATGATTTGAATCGCCGCGAACGCGAACGCGCCGGCCTGCTCGATCTCGCGCGCTTTCGTCTGAACGAACTCGAGCGCGCCGCACTCGTCGCCGGCGAAGATGAGGCCCTGACTCGCGAGCGCACCGTGCTCGCCAACGCCACGCGCCTCGCCGCCGCCGCCACCGAAGCGGAGCAATTGCTGTACGGCGCCGACGCCGCCGCAATCGACCGGGTCGCGAGCGCCGAGGCGCGGCTCACCGATGCGGCCCTGCTCGATCCAAAGCTTGCCGAAGTCACCGAGATGATCGCGTCGGCGCGCGCCAACCTCGAGGAGGCGGCGCGAGCTCTTGGCGCCTACGCGAGCAAGCTCGAAGCGGACCCTGCGCGGCTCGACGAAATCGAGAATCGGCTGCAGGAGCTGTCGCGCCTGAAGCGCAAATACGGCGGCTCGATCGCAACTGCCGTCGAAGCGCTCGAGCGCTCGCGCCTCGAAACTGCGGAACTGGAAAATATCGGCGAATCTAAAACCCAGGTCGAAACCGAATTGAAGCAAACGCTCGACCAGCTTGCGTCAGAGTCACGGAAGCTCTCCGCGATGCGCAAATCGGGCGCCACCGACCTCGGCCGCAAGATGGAAACCGAGCTGAAAACGCTCGGAATGCGCTCGCCCCGCTTCGAGCCGCGCCTCGCAACCGTGGCTCAAGATGAAGCCGGTTTCGTCCACCACGGCATCGCGATGGGACCGGCCGGGATCGACACGATTGAATTTCACCTGTCGCCCAATCTTGGACAGCCGGCGATGCCGTTGCTGCGAATCGCGTCGGGCGGCGAACTCTCGCGCGTGATGCTCGCGCTCAAGCGTCTCGAGGCGCAGCGCCGCGGTATCGCGACGATGATCTTCGACGAGGTGGACGCCGGTATCGGCGGCGCCGTCGCGCAGGTGGTGGGACGCAAACTGAAACAGCTATCGCGCTTTCATCAGATTCTCTGCGTGACGCATCTGCCGCAGATTGCCGCGTTCGCCGATCGGCACTTCGTGGTCGAAAAAGAAGAGCGCCGCGGCTCGACCAAAAGCCGCGTGACGATGCTGGCCGAACCTGAGCGCACCGGCGAAATCGCGCGGATGCTCGGTGGCGAGGCCTCCGACAAGTTTCGCCGCGCCGCCAAGGAACTGCTCGACCTCGCCCGCACCTGA
- a CDS encoding plasma-membrane proton-efflux P-type ATPase, translating to MRNPGSSTPLTTRSRGLTSEEAHRRLLESGPNAVTEKKPHLIVALIGKFWAPVPWMLEVTVVLELALGKVLEAAVIAVLLVFNASLSLFQETRARGALELLQQRLAVQARVLRDGVWGLIPAEQMVPGDFVHLQMGDLVPADVGIRDGEVLLDQSALTGESVPVEADQGKTAYAGSLVKRGEASGEVTATGQRTFFGRTAELVRSARTVSHLQSIIFSIVKYLVAMDTALAVAVFLYAALVGMPLADTLPFVLILLVASVPVALPATFTLATALGAVELAKRGVLVTRLSAIEEAAAMDMLCSDKTGTITQNQLSLVALHSYAPFSEHDLLRFAAYASDEAGQDPIDLAVLARAKAEGTLSAPTHRLKFIPFEPASKLAEAIVGQDGKELRALKGAPQAVAARVGHTTDIDADVERLSAGGYRVLAVAGGADGSLRLIGLLALQDPPRGDSRSLVASLNKLGVRVVMVTGDGLATARAVAAQVGISGRACSSQDLRENIDKALDCAVFAGVFPEDKFQLVRALQQAGHVVGMTGDGVNDAPALKQAEVGIAVATATDVAKASASLVLTNPGLTDTLAAVESSRRIYQRMLTYTLNKIIKTVEIGLFLSVGVIVTRTFIITPLLIVMLLFTNDFVTMSIATDHVSASPMPDRWHIRRLMLAGMSLGSLILLLSFGLFFWGRDLLHLSLLQLQTLVFVTLVFTGQGMVYLVRERHHFWNSAPSRWMILSSIIDVGVVCLMSMRGILMAPLPGAVIASVILACALYLIALDFLKVPILARLMYTS from the coding sequence ATGCGCAATCCTGGCAGCTCGACGCCGCTGACGACGCGGTCGCGCGGCCTGACTAGCGAAGAAGCTCATCGGCGTCTTCTCGAGTCTGGCCCCAATGCCGTGACCGAGAAGAAACCACATCTAATTGTGGCGCTCATCGGTAAGTTCTGGGCTCCGGTTCCGTGGATGCTCGAAGTCACCGTCGTGCTCGAGCTTGCGCTTGGCAAGGTTCTTGAGGCGGCTGTCATTGCGGTGCTGCTGGTCTTCAATGCCTCACTGAGCCTGTTCCAGGAAACGCGCGCGCGCGGCGCGCTGGAGCTGCTGCAACAGCGGCTTGCCGTGCAGGCTAGGGTTCTGCGTGACGGCGTATGGGGTCTGATTCCAGCAGAGCAGATGGTCCCGGGTGATTTCGTTCACTTGCAAATGGGCGACCTTGTGCCAGCCGACGTCGGCATCCGCGACGGAGAGGTGTTGCTCGATCAATCGGCACTTACCGGTGAGTCGGTGCCGGTAGAAGCGGACCAGGGCAAGACTGCTTACGCCGGCTCGTTGGTTAAGCGTGGCGAGGCCAGCGGCGAGGTCACGGCGACTGGCCAGCGAACCTTTTTTGGAAGGACCGCCGAACTGGTTCGCTCAGCCAGGACGGTCAGCCACCTGCAAAGCATCATCTTCTCGATCGTGAAGTACTTGGTGGCGATGGACACGGCGCTGGCGGTCGCGGTCTTCTTGTACGCCGCGCTCGTCGGTATGCCTCTCGCCGATACGCTTCCATTCGTACTGATCCTGCTGGTGGCTTCGGTTCCGGTCGCGCTACCGGCCACGTTCACTTTGGCAACTGCGCTCGGCGCGGTGGAATTGGCCAAGCGCGGTGTTCTCGTGACGCGTCTGTCGGCGATCGAGGAAGCGGCGGCGATGGACATGTTGTGCAGCGATAAAACCGGAACGATCACCCAAAATCAGCTATCGCTGGTGGCGTTGCATTCATACGCGCCGTTCAGCGAACACGACCTGTTGCGGTTCGCCGCATATGCCAGCGACGAAGCGGGCCAGGACCCGATCGATCTCGCCGTTCTCGCTCGCGCCAAAGCTGAAGGCACGCTCTCGGCGCCGACTCATCGGCTCAAGTTCATTCCGTTTGAGCCAGCAAGCAAGCTTGCCGAAGCCATCGTTGGCCAGGACGGAAAAGAATTGCGCGCCCTAAAGGGTGCGCCTCAAGCGGTTGCCGCGCGGGTCGGACACACTACCGACATAGATGCCGACGTTGAGCGACTTTCAGCGGGAGGTTACCGCGTGCTCGCAGTTGCGGGTGGCGCCGACGGCAGCTTGCGCTTGATCGGACTCCTGGCGCTTCAGGATCCGCCGCGCGGGGATTCCAGGTCGTTGGTGGCAAGCCTGAACAAGTTGGGTGTTCGCGTCGTGATGGTAACCGGAGACGGGCTCGCGACAGCTCGTGCAGTAGCTGCGCAGGTCGGGATCTCGGGCCGTGCCTGTTCGTCGCAGGATTTGCGCGAGAACATCGATAAGGCGCTCGATTGCGCAGTCTTCGCCGGTGTCTTTCCCGAAGACAAGTTTCAGCTCGTGCGCGCCCTGCAGCAGGCGGGACATGTTGTCGGCATGACTGGAGACGGAGTCAACGACGCCCCGGCGCTCAAGCAGGCTGAAGTTGGGATCGCGGTCGCCACCGCCACCGACGTGGCGAAAGCCTCGGCCAGCTTGGTGCTCACCAATCCCGGTCTCACTGACACCCTGGCCGCGGTCGAAAGCAGCCGGCGCATCTATCAGCGCATGCTGACCTACACGCTCAACAAGATCATCAAGACCGTCGAGATTGGGCTCTTCCTCAGCGTCGGCGTGATTGTTACGCGCACCTTCATCATTACGCCGCTACTGATCGTAATGCTGCTGTTCACGAATGACTTCGTAACCATGTCGATTGCGACCGATCACGTATCCGCGTCCCCGATGCCGGATCGTTGGCACATCCGCCGTCTGATGCTGGCTGGAATGAGTCTCGGCAGTCTCATCCTGCTGCTGTCGTTTGGCTTGTTTTTCTGGGGGCGGGACCTTCTTCACCTGTCGCTTCTTCAACTGCAGACACTGGTCTTTGTCACACTCGTGTTCACAGGTCAGGGGATGGTCTATCTGGTGCGCGAGCGCCACCACTTCTGGAATTCTGCTCCAAGCCGATGGATGATTCTCAGCTCGATTATAGACGTGGGAGTGGTGTGTCTGATGTCGATGCGGGGCATTTTGATGGCGCCTCTGCCGGGTGCGGTGATCGCATCGGTGATTCTCGCGTGCGCGCTGTACCTGATCGCTCTGGACTTCCTGAAGGTCCCAATTTTGGCGCGCCTGATGTACACGTCGTGA
- a CDS encoding RES family NAD+ phosphorylase: MPGARKPRDPALLDALDALDRVHYAGEAWRVVRDGRDPLQGNASGGRWDPTLFDVLYTSLDPDGAVAEVHFHLSRQPVFPSRISYRLHRIKVRTAKTLSLPDLDAMVPLGVDPARYRAILYEPTQAIGDAAYFLGFDSIIAPNARWSCDNLIVFTDQLAPAELEVIESTEVNWTKWRKKLN, translated from the coding sequence ATGCCGGGAGCACGGAAGCCGCGCGATCCCGCACTGCTCGACGCACTCGATGCCCTCGATAGAGTTCATTATGCCGGCGAAGCTTGGCGGGTTGTGCGCGACGGCCGGGATCCTCTGCAGGGAAATGCTTCCGGCGGACGCTGGGATCCCACGTTGTTTGACGTACTCTACACCTCCCTGGATCCGGATGGAGCCGTTGCAGAAGTTCACTTTCACCTGTCACGTCAGCCGGTCTTTCCGTCGAGGATCAGCTACCGACTGCATCGCATCAAAGTCAGGACCGCGAAGACTCTCAGCCTTCCGGATTTAGACGCGATGGTTCCGCTTGGCGTCGATCCGGCCCGATACCGCGCGATCCTCTACGAGCCCACTCAGGCAATCGGCGACGCCGCTTACTTCCTCGGTTTCGACAGTATCATCGCCCCGAATGCTCGCTGGTCATGCGACAACTTGATCGTATTCACCGATCAGCTCGCGCCCGCCGAGCTGGAAGTCATCGAGTCGACGGAAGTCAATTGGACCAAATGGCGGAAGAAGCTGAACTGA
- a CDS encoding VOC family protein has product MIDHVGFKVSDFQKSKKFYEAALKCLGYGVVFGDDAQKFAGFGGKDGPDFWITQGTAGAPAHVALRASDRATVGRFHADALAAGGRDNGKPGPRPEYTPTYYGAFVLDPDGNNVEVVCHASA; this is encoded by the coding sequence ATGATCGACCACGTCGGTTTTAAGGTTTCTGACTTCCAGAAGAGCAAGAAGTTCTATGAAGCCGCGCTGAAGTGCCTCGGTTACGGCGTCGTCTTCGGCGACGACGCGCAAAAGTTCGCCGGCTTCGGCGGCAAGGACGGTCCGGATTTCTGGATCACCCAGGGAACGGCCGGGGCGCCGGCGCATGTCGCGCTGCGAGCCTCCGATCGCGCGACCGTCGGACGATTTCACGCCGACGCCCTCGCCGCCGGCGGGCGCGACAACGGCAAGCCGGGCCCGCGTCCCGAATACACGCCGACCTATTACGGCGCGTTCGTGCTCGATCCCGACGGCAACAACGTCGAGGTGGTCTGCCACGCGAGCGCGTAA